From the Brevibacillus choshinensis genome, one window contains:
- a CDS encoding acyl-CoA carboxylase subunit beta: MTNQEKETQMLAVRQRIKEGGGEKYRAKVHAQNKLLVRERLDLLFDEGSLREEWIFAECENPELAADAMVTGMGKISGRKVAFLAADPTVKAGSWGEKTVAKMLRIQELAMKLKIPLIYMIDSAGGRITDQIRIFPGRNHGGKIFFNMVKMSGMVPQICINFGPSPAGAAYIPAFSDLVIMVDKNASAYLGSTRMVEMVIGEKVTMEEMGGARMHCSTSGLGDMLASDEQEAIALTKQYLAFMPQNYKEKPADIENRQPKNGPSLQEIIPEDMNRPFDMVHLIDRIVDEGSWLEIKKLFAQELIVGFARMNGKAVGIVANQPKVKGGTLFVDSADKGARFVTLCNAFNIPLLFLADVPGYMVGSAVERKGIIRHGAKMLTAVSEATVPKITVIVRKCYGAGLYAMCGPAYDPETVIALPSASIAIMGPEAAINAVYYNKIQELPEEDRAAYIQQKREEYAEDINIYALSSEMIIDEIIPFDQLRAEVIDRFDYYSSKDITFGEKKCPVHPV; encoded by the coding sequence ATGACCAATCAAGAGAAAGAAACGCAGATGCTGGCTGTTCGGCAGAGGATCAAAGAAGGCGGTGGCGAGAAGTATCGGGCCAAAGTTCACGCCCAAAACAAACTGCTTGTGCGGGAACGACTGGATCTGTTGTTCGATGAGGGATCGCTCAGGGAGGAATGGATTTTTGCCGAATGTGAAAATCCTGAACTGGCAGCGGATGCGATGGTAACAGGGATGGGGAAGATCAGTGGCAGGAAAGTCGCGTTTCTAGCTGCAGATCCTACAGTGAAGGCTGGGTCCTGGGGAGAGAAAACAGTAGCTAAAATGCTGCGCATTCAAGAGCTGGCGATGAAGCTGAAAATCCCGTTGATCTATATGATCGACTCAGCAGGTGGGCGGATTACGGATCAAATTAGAATTTTTCCGGGGCGCAACCACGGCGGGAAAATCTTTTTCAACATGGTCAAAATGTCTGGTATGGTTCCGCAAATTTGTATTAACTTTGGACCGTCGCCTGCAGGAGCTGCTTATATTCCCGCTTTTTCTGATCTGGTGATTATGGTCGATAAGAATGCGAGTGCCTATCTAGGTTCCACTCGGATGGTGGAAATGGTGATCGGTGAAAAAGTCACCATGGAGGAGATGGGCGGAGCGAGAATGCACTGCTCGACAAGTGGTTTGGGCGATATGCTGGCAAGTGATGAACAGGAAGCGATTGCACTGACAAAGCAGTATCTTGCTTTTATGCCGCAAAATTATAAGGAAAAGCCGGCAGACATAGAAAACCGCCAACCTAAGAATGGTCCGTCTCTGCAGGAAATCATTCCCGAGGATATGAATCGGCCGTTTGACATGGTTCACCTGATTGATCGCATCGTCGACGAGGGTAGCTGGTTGGAAATAAAAAAGCTGTTTGCCCAAGAGTTGATCGTCGGTTTTGCCCGCATGAATGGAAAAGCAGTCGGAATTGTTGCAAATCAGCCGAAAGTAAAAGGGGGAACCTTGTTTGTGGATTCGGCTGACAAAGGTGCCCGTTTCGTCACCCTTTGCAACGCTTTTAATATCCCCTTGCTATTTCTGGCGGACGTGCCGGGTTATATGGTCGGATCGGCAGTTGAGCGAAAAGGCATCATCCGGCATGGGGCCAAAATGTTGACTGCAGTTTCTGAAGCAACTGTTCCGAAAATTACGGTAATTGTCCGCAAATGCTATGGCGCCGGTCTATATGCGATGTGCGGTCCGGCCTACGATCCGGAAACCGTAATCGCTCTGCCCTCAGCGTCTATTGCGATCATGGGCCCGGAAGCGGCGATCAATGCAGTCTACTACAACAAGATTCAGGAATTGCCGGAGGAAGACAGAGCTGCATATATCCAACAAAAAAGAGAAGAGTACGCAGAAGATATCAATATTTACGCGCTTAGTTCTGAAATGATCATCGATGAGATTATTCCTTTTGACCAGCTGCGAGCAGAAGTAATCGACCGGTTTGACTACTATAGCTCCAAAGACATCACCTTTGGAGAGAAAAAATGTCCGGTTCATCCGGTCTAA
- a CDS encoding SDR family oxidoreductase, whose protein sequence is MKIFSEHLLREKVAIVTGGGTGIGKQIAQELGRSGAKLVITGRRKEVVEATMQEFLALGIETRAISTDIREPQQVQRLVDYTVESFGRIDILVNNAGGQFPKKSEEISPNGWNAVIHNNLNGTFYVTQAVAKQFIKQGTGGAITNILVSFLHRGAPGIAHSVAARNGIYGMMRTLALEWAKHNIRINGIGPGLFVTEGMQEEMASAAGAHFIEQVTQDVPLGRTGKLEELGWLVTYLSSPAAEYITGEFIIIDGGNSLGRGLTFVPY, encoded by the coding sequence ATGAAGATCTTTTCAGAACATTTATTGCGCGAGAAGGTTGCGATTGTTACGGGTGGCGGTACGGGGATTGGGAAACAAATCGCTCAGGAACTGGGGAGAAGCGGTGCTAAGCTAGTCATCACTGGTCGAAGAAAAGAAGTTGTGGAAGCGACGATGCAGGAATTCCTCGCGCTCGGTATCGAGACGCGCGCGATCTCCACAGATATTAGAGAACCACAGCAAGTGCAACGTCTGGTGGATTATACGGTTGAGTCATTTGGGAGAATAGATATCCTCGTCAACAATGCTGGAGGCCAATTTCCGAAAAAATCAGAAGAGATATCCCCAAATGGCTGGAATGCTGTTATTCACAACAACTTGAACGGTACCTTTTACGTTACGCAAGCCGTAGCCAAACAGTTTATCAAGCAAGGCACAGGTGGAGCGATCACGAATATTTTGGTCAGCTTCCTCCATCGGGGTGCCCCCGGAATTGCCCATTCAGTAGCTGCTCGAAACGGGATCTATGGAATGATGCGAACATTGGCCCTCGAATGGGCGAAGCACAACATACGAATTAACGGGATCGGCCCGGGACTGTTTGTGACAGAAGGCATGCAGGAGGAGATGGCGAGTGCGGCAGGAGCTCATTTTATTGAGCAGGTGACCCAAGACGTGCCGCTAGGGCGTACTGGAAAACTGGAAGAGCTGGGCTGGCTCGTTACCTATCTCTCAAGTCCTGCCGCTGAGTATATCACTGGTGAGTTCATTATTATCGATGGCGGAAATTCGCTCGGCCGTGGGCTTACATTTGTTCCCTATTAG
- a CDS encoding long-chain-fatty-acid--CoA ligase encodes MAIAFAADSGDEWSERCLAGGVKPKSKWKRGVSMSNDYNLIHRVNVGDIVKRSAARFPQKTALVEGDRRITYRECNQMVNKVARGLLSLGLEKGDRLAILLSNSIEFVLTYFACAKAGVTVVPINLSLLPHEVAYIISDSRAKAVVVENAFLEKLIPAGHENALRDIVLIGGAAPSDLTGILRYHDWEAVWRDQEDTEVCCEVDDRDLMQCLYTSGTTSHPKGVMSSHIAVYMNTLGTAFDMKFTEKDVSVAMLPQFHVAQLNAITTPVFIAGGTTVIMKKFEPVELMTLVQREAATQIFGLPMMYRALLDHPHRSQYDLSTLRLCVYAMAPMPNEDLQRAHETFKCDFALLFGQTEMAPVATVFRPEHQLIKPGAVGTPAVNVEVGIMNAQGELLPIGSVGEIVYRSPQTMEGYLNDPQKTAEAFAHGWFHSGDEGYFDEDNILWFGDRKKDMVKTGGVNVASIEVEKVIFQHPRVQNVAVVGLPHARWSEALTAFVISNDGGEISEEEIIQLCKDRLGGFKVPKRVLTVKEFPMTSTGKIQKHQLRAEFAQAFAELEHEDKVTE; translated from the coding sequence TTGGCGATTGCATTTGCAGCAGATTCCGGTGATGAATGGTCAGAGCGGTGCCTGGCTGGGGGAGTGAAGCCTAAGTCCAAATGGAAAAGAGGGGTCAGTATGTCGAATGATTACAACTTGATTCACCGTGTTAATGTAGGCGATATCGTGAAACGAAGCGCCGCTAGATTTCCTCAAAAAACCGCGCTGGTGGAAGGAGATCGCCGAATCACCTATCGGGAATGTAATCAAATGGTAAACAAAGTCGCTCGTGGACTGCTTTCATTGGGACTGGAGAAGGGCGATCGGCTGGCTATTCTACTAAGCAACTCGATTGAATTTGTGCTTACTTATTTTGCTTGTGCCAAAGCGGGAGTTACCGTTGTGCCGATCAACCTGTCACTTTTGCCACACGAGGTTGCCTATATCATCAGCGATTCTCGGGCTAAAGCTGTGGTTGTCGAGAATGCCTTCCTGGAAAAGCTCATACCTGCAGGACATGAGAATGCGCTCAGAGATATCGTGCTGATCGGAGGAGCGGCACCTTCGGATCTGACAGGAATACTGCGCTACCACGACTGGGAGGCAGTTTGGAGAGATCAAGAGGATACGGAGGTTTGCTGCGAGGTTGATGACAGGGATCTTATGCAATGCTTGTATACTAGCGGCACGACGTCTCATCCAAAAGGAGTGATGAGCAGTCATATCGCTGTATATATGAATACATTGGGAACCGCGTTCGATATGAAATTTACAGAGAAAGATGTTTCTGTTGCCATGCTTCCACAGTTTCATGTAGCACAATTGAATGCGATTACAACACCAGTCTTCATCGCCGGGGGAACGACTGTTATTATGAAAAAATTTGAACCAGTTGAACTGATGACGCTGGTTCAACGAGAAGCTGCAACGCAAATTTTTGGACTGCCGATGATGTACCGAGCCTTACTTGATCATCCGCATCGTTCCCAGTACGACTTGTCTACGCTACGTCTCTGCGTTTATGCCATGGCACCTATGCCAAATGAAGACCTGCAGCGTGCGCATGAAACGTTCAAATGCGATTTTGCCTTGCTTTTCGGACAGACAGAAATGGCGCCTGTGGCCACTGTGTTTCGACCGGAACATCAGTTAATCAAGCCGGGAGCCGTGGGAACACCGGCTGTAAATGTAGAGGTAGGGATTATGAATGCACAAGGTGAGCTGCTCCCGATAGGATCAGTCGGTGAAATTGTCTATCGGAGCCCGCAAACGATGGAAGGATATTTGAACGATCCACAGAAAACGGCCGAAGCTTTTGCGCACGGTTGGTTTCATAGTGGAGATGAAGGCTACTTTGACGAGGACAACATCCTCTGGTTTGGGGATCGCAAAAAGGATATGGTGAAGACAGGCGGAGTGAATGTCGCGTCTATTGAAGTAGAGAAGGTGATTTTCCAACACCCTCGCGTACAAAATGTCGCGGTTGTCGGCTTGCCTCATGCTCGCTGGAGTGAAGCGCTCACTGCTTTTGTCATTTCAAATGACGGAGGGGAAATTTCCGAGGAAGAAATCATTCAATTGTGCAAGGATAGGTTGGGCGGATTCAAGGTACCGAAAAGAGTGCTAACGGTAAAAGAGTTTCCCATGACATCAACAGGAAAAATCCAAAAGCATCAGTTGAGAGCGGAGTTTGCCCAAGCGTTTGCAGAGCTTGAACATGAAGACAAAGTGACCGAGTAG
- a CDS encoding AtuA-related protein, with protein sequence MKVTLSLIAQARSGDKGNLSDISLFAKSEHIYEIFKQEVTAERVKEHFCGICKGEVERFEVPNVLALKFVLHDALGGGGPLSIRIDNLGKSLGAALLRMEIDIPEEYMRDLERKRPPRNFGEHAW encoded by the coding sequence ATGAAGGTAACACTTAGCCTTATCGCTCAAGCCAGATCAGGAGATAAAGGCAATCTTTCCGACATCTCGCTGTTTGCCAAAAGTGAACATATATACGAAATCTTCAAGCAAGAAGTGACGGCAGAGAGGGTTAAGGAGCATTTCTGTGGCATCTGTAAAGGGGAGGTCGAACGATTCGAAGTACCCAATGTGCTGGCACTCAAATTTGTTCTGCACGACGCCTTGGGTGGAGGAGGTCCCTTATCTATTCGCATTGACAATTTGGGCAAATCACTTGGCGCTGCATTGCTCAGGATGGAAATCGACATTCCGGAAGAGTATATGCGAGATTTAGAGCGGAAAAGGCCGCCAAGAAACTTTGGAGAGCATGCGTGGTAG
- a CDS encoding acetyl-CoA carboxylase biotin carboxyl carrier protein subunit, giving the protein MVIRAVMGGSVWKILVQPGDRVKAGQEVAILESMKMEIPITAQSGGTVQEVRKNEGEFVQEDEVLILLGE; this is encoded by the coding sequence ATGGTAATTCGTGCAGTGATGGGCGGAAGCGTTTGGAAAATACTGGTTCAACCAGGAGATCGAGTAAAGGCCGGGCAAGAGGTAGCCATTCTTGAATCGATGAAAATGGAAATTCCGATTACGGCACAGAGTGGTGGGACCGTCCAAGAGGTCCGTAAAAACGAAGGTGAATTTGTCCAGGAAGATGAAGTGCTGATTTTACTCGGCGAATAG
- a CDS encoding enoyl-CoA hydratase/isomerase family protein, whose translation MSKEQTICYRLEDHVAILSLNQPDRRNPLSYEMCWSLIEHVNKAAADDDVHVILLTGEGKTFCAGGDIKEFASYQQKRASEVHEEGEATTELFKTLSSLRKPLIGAINGHALGGGLGMVAVCHYTIASSQAKFGTTEIKLGLFPLIILPAVMDAIGTKKTLEISFTGEVFSAEKALRIGLVNQVVEPDSVVPESVRFAKELAQASPLALKIGLDCYVKTRDMEWNKKLDYANTLRVISFLSDDLKEGASAFLEKREPKWLGR comes from the coding sequence ATGTCGAAAGAACAAACCATATGCTACCGGCTGGAAGATCATGTAGCGATACTCTCGTTGAATCAGCCGGATCGCAGAAATCCGCTATCCTATGAAATGTGCTGGTCGCTGATTGAACACGTAAACAAAGCAGCTGCAGATGATGATGTACATGTGATTTTACTCACTGGCGAAGGAAAAACATTTTGTGCCGGTGGTGATATCAAGGAATTTGCCTCTTACCAACAGAAGCGGGCAAGTGAGGTTCATGAAGAGGGGGAAGCGACCACAGAGCTGTTCAAAACACTTTCTTCTCTTCGTAAGCCATTGATTGGAGCCATCAACGGACACGCGCTAGGGGGTGGATTGGGGATGGTTGCGGTTTGCCATTATACAATCGCCTCTTCACAAGCAAAATTTGGCACAACAGAAATTAAGCTGGGGCTTTTTCCGCTAATAATACTCCCCGCTGTCATGGATGCAATAGGAACAAAGAAAACGTTGGAAATCAGCTTTACAGGAGAAGTCTTTTCTGCGGAAAAAGCACTGCGTATCGGGTTGGTCAATCAAGTTGTAGAACCAGACAGCGTGGTGCCAGAGTCGGTGCGCTTCGCAAAAGAGCTGGCACAGGCGAGTCCGCTGGCATTGAAAATCGGACTTGATTGTTATGTGAAAACCAGAGACATGGAGTGGAACAAAAAACTTGATTATGCCAATACTCTGCGGGTGATTTCCTTTTTAAGCGACGATTTGAAGGAAGGGGCCTCCGCGTTTTTGGAAAAGAGAGAGCCGAAATGGCTTGGTCGCTAA
- a CDS encoding class I adenylate-forming enzyme family protein — translation MNLASYIKRSVREYSDRIAVRMGDSELTYAQLDRKARSLAAHLSTNGFAQGDKLGLYLPNCPEYLIVLYATWMLGGVAVPINYRFRQDELSFVFTDSEISWLVLSEEDSFRLHDILGSRPDLRLLLQGDSQRSTHTLLTDIYLSETNEVSITPCRDYDDAMLMYTSGTTGKPKGVRQTHRTNSASIEMVIDAWKLTSRDHLLGTFPMFHVGGLQCTTLPSLFSGGTITLIPRWSPMDWVSISREWKPTWSGLISTMLVDVVNYLKSSRENPNSFAGYRFCFFGGSPTPSVFCDYFEAAIGVSLFEIYGQTELSGLIVTYQLEERRISGSMGKPMAQVVETKIVSADGKRLIAPGEEEAGVMYLKGDVVTPGYWKRDELNQERFVDGWLKTGDIVRWDENGYLFYTDRFDDLIVTGGENVYPKEVESILAEHPAVAEVAVIGTPHPRWIEQVTAIVVIRDATATVQDIDSFCLQHRGLAGYKRPRRIEIVQELPKTGSGKINKSVLKQQYREDLTSEEEAN, via the coding sequence ATGAATCTTGCTTCCTACATTAAAAGGTCAGTACGAGAATATTCGGACCGCATCGCTGTGCGTATGGGTGACAGCGAGCTTACTTATGCCCAGCTTGATCGCAAGGCACGTTCACTCGCTGCTCATTTGAGTACAAACGGTTTTGCACAAGGGGATAAGCTGGGCTTATACTTGCCCAATTGTCCCGAATACTTGATAGTACTATACGCCACATGGATGCTTGGCGGCGTGGCGGTACCAATCAATTATCGCTTTCGCCAGGATGAGCTTTCCTTTGTCTTTACAGATTCGGAAATTTCCTGGCTTGTACTGTCAGAAGAAGATTCGTTCCGTCTACATGATATTCTCGGATCCCGGCCAGATCTGCGCCTATTACTGCAAGGGGATAGTCAAAGAAGCACCCATACATTATTGACGGACATTTATCTTTCGGAAACGAATGAGGTATCGATCACACCTTGCCGCGACTACGACGATGCCATGCTTATGTACACGAGTGGTACGACTGGCAAGCCAAAAGGGGTAAGGCAGACTCACCGCACCAATTCTGCCTCGATTGAAATGGTAATTGACGCCTGGAAACTAACCTCGCGCGACCACCTGCTAGGTACCTTTCCGATGTTTCATGTCGGGGGGCTGCAATGCACGACTTTGCCTTCCTTGTTTTCGGGAGGAACGATAACCCTGATACCGCGCTGGTCGCCTATGGACTGGGTATCGATCAGCCGAGAATGGAAGCCTACTTGGTCGGGACTCATTTCGACGATGCTTGTCGATGTCGTCAACTATTTGAAATCAAGTCGGGAAAACCCAAATAGCTTTGCGGGCTACCGCTTCTGTTTCTTTGGCGGTTCTCCGACGCCAAGCGTGTTTTGCGACTATTTTGAAGCGGCAATCGGGGTCAGCTTGTTTGAAATATACGGGCAGACGGAGCTCTCGGGCCTGATAGTCACATACCAGCTGGAAGAGCGGCGAATTTCTGGATCCATGGGAAAACCGATGGCACAGGTGGTGGAGACAAAGATCGTCTCAGCAGATGGGAAGCGGTTGATCGCGCCAGGTGAGGAAGAAGCAGGGGTAATGTATCTGAAAGGCGATGTGGTTACTCCGGGATACTGGAAGAGAGACGAGCTTAACCAGGAACGCTTTGTGGATGGATGGCTGAAAACCGGTGACATCGTCCGCTGGGATGAAAACGGGTACTTGTTTTACACGGATCGCTTTGACGATTTGATCGTGACCGGCGGAGAAAATGTTTATCCGAAGGAGGTGGAAAGCATTTTGGCTGAGCACCCTGCCGTTGCCGAGGTAGCAGTCATCGGCACGCCACACCCGCGCTGGATTGAGCAGGTAACGGCTATTGTAGTGATCCGAGATGCCACAGCCACGGTTCAGGACATTGATTCCTTCTGTTTGCAGCATCGCGGACTGGCGGGTTACAAAAGGCCGAGGAGAATTGAGATAGTTCAGGAGCTCCCAAAAACGGGGAGTGGAAAAATAAACAAGAGTGTCCTTAAACAACAATATCGTGAAGACCTAACAAGTGAAGAGGAAGCAAACTGA
- a CDS encoding acyclic terpene utilization AtuA family protein, which yields MNKSVRIGAGMGFYGDSILPALDVAKKGNVQYICFDDLAELTMAILEKDRKKDPTKGYTKDITKTMTTLLPECYPRGIKLITNAGGINPHGAAEEVRKIADQLGFHHLKIGVVSGDNIFEQIDEFEKEGVSFHSMDGSESLDTYRERLLFASVYLGSQPIVEALRQGADIVITGRTTDSAQFAAPLIYEFGWSSTDWDRIASAVLLGHLLECSGQASGGNFSGEWWDIEQMENIGYPIAEVNEDGTFVLTKAEGTGGLVCVDTVKEQFLYEVHDPTHYITPDVIVDFTSARIEDIGPNLVRVSNVKGKPAPQTLKVLMGYENGWAGEGMMGYTWPFALEKARKAEQVIRRQIEQQGIPAEEIHASFLGFNSLHGPLVKEMDSDHYSEIYLRIAIRTEKMEDAAKLGRLIPPLALNGPAFGGGGLGGMQKPRQLLGLFASLIDRELIERGVKVEILQVSKARE from the coding sequence ATGAATAAATCTGTACGCATCGGCGCTGGAATGGGGTTTTATGGGGATTCAATCCTGCCCGCGCTCGACGTTGCCAAAAAGGGCAACGTGCAATACATTTGCTTTGATGATTTGGCCGAGTTGACCATGGCCATTTTGGAGAAGGACCGGAAGAAGGATCCGACCAAAGGCTACACGAAAGATATAACGAAGACAATGACTACGCTGCTGCCTGAATGTTATCCTCGCGGGATCAAGCTGATTACCAACGCTGGCGGAATCAATCCGCACGGCGCTGCGGAGGAAGTGCGTAAAATAGCCGATCAACTTGGATTCCACCATTTGAAAATTGGTGTAGTTAGCGGCGATAACATCTTTGAACAAATAGATGAATTCGAAAAGGAGGGTGTTTCTTTCCATAGCATGGACGGCTCCGAATCGCTGGACACGTATCGGGAACGGTTGCTGTTTGCCTCCGTCTATCTAGGCTCGCAACCAATTGTCGAAGCCTTAAGACAAGGAGCGGACATCGTTATCACCGGCAGGACAACCGATTCAGCGCAATTTGCCGCTCCGCTGATCTATGAATTTGGCTGGTCGAGTACGGATTGGGATCGGATCGCATCTGCCGTTCTGCTCGGTCACCTGCTGGAGTGTTCCGGCCAGGCTAGCGGCGGTAACTTTAGTGGCGAATGGTGGGACATCGAGCAAATGGAGAACATTGGCTATCCCATTGCTGAGGTCAATGAAGATGGGACGTTTGTGTTGACCAAAGCAGAGGGGACAGGTGGCCTTGTTTGCGTCGATACCGTGAAAGAACAATTTTTATATGAAGTTCATGACCCGACCCACTATATTACGCCTGATGTTATCGTCGATTTTACCTCGGCTAGGATTGAAGATATCGGACCCAATTTGGTTCGTGTTTCCAACGTAAAGGGCAAGCCCGCGCCACAGACGCTTAAAGTATTAATGGGTTATGAGAATGGCTGGGCAGGGGAAGGGATGATGGGCTACACCTGGCCGTTTGCACTGGAAAAAGCTCGAAAAGCAGAGCAAGTAATCCGGCGGCAGATTGAACAACAAGGGATTCCCGCAGAGGAGATACACGCCAGCTTCCTTGGCTTCAACTCTTTGCACGGGCCATTGGTAAAGGAGATGGACTCTGACCATTACAGCGAGATTTACCTACGTATTGCGATCCGCACGGAAAAGATGGAGGATGCTGCAAAGCTGGGAAGGCTAATTCCTCCGTTGGCGCTAAATGGCCCTGCATTTGGCGGCGGGGGATTGGGAGGCATGCAAAAGCCAAGACAGTTGTTGGGACTGTTCGCAAGTCTCATCGACCGGGAGTTGATAGAACGGGGTGTTAAAGTAGAAATCTTGCAGGTTTCGAAAGCGAGGGAATGA